The following are encoded together in the Bartonella schoenbuchensis R1 genome:
- a CDS encoding type IV secretion system protein, with amino-acid sequence MRKILLTIAFCIISFGLTPNVLAQMPTFDAAAVAKMIEQLKQGKQQLDQLTSQIDEMKKLYGSLNGIADLSSLQEMLNNKEIQAALPSNFGDFEKLLDGKSGNSAKWEEKLSYKKPAGGAGSKEAVDAFYEEEVKKAEQRNQGQAATGEAVYASANEMKQTIEELIKKLNNAQTAGEVQGVQAQLAVTQAVLQTQVLQMQAAAMIQQAEAEAAKLRHEAEFNARYKAYAKELLNK; translated from the coding sequence ATGAGGAAAATTTTACTAACAATAGCGTTTTGTATAATCTCTTTTGGGTTAACACCGAATGTACTAGCACAAATGCCCACGTTCGATGCAGCAGCTGTTGCCAAAATGATAGAACAATTAAAACAAGGCAAACAACAGCTTGACCAATTAACTTCTCAAATCGATGAAATGAAGAAATTGTACGGCTCTCTAAATGGCATTGCAGATTTATCTTCACTTCAAGAAATGCTCAATAATAAAGAGATTCAAGCTGCCTTACCTTCTAATTTTGGTGATTTTGAAAAATTATTAGACGGTAAAAGTGGAAACAGTGCAAAATGGGAAGAAAAGCTTTCGTATAAAAAACCAGCAGGCGGTGCAGGATCAAAAGAAGCAGTTGATGCTTTCTACGAAGAAGAGGTTAAAAAAGCTGAACAACGCAACCAGGGACAAGCAGCCACAGGCGAAGCTGTTTATGCATCAGCTAATGAAATGAAACAAACTATCGAAGAACTAATTAAAAAACTTAATAATGCACAAACTGCCGGCGAAGTTCAAGGTGTTCAAGCGCAATTAGCAGTTACGCAGGCAGTGTTGCAAACACAAGTCTTACAAATGCAAGCTGCTGCTATGATTCAACAGGCTGAAGCTGAGGCTGCAAAGCTCCGTCACGAAGCAGAATTCAATGCGCGGTACAAAGCTTATGCTAAAGAACTGCTCAACAAATAA
- a CDS encoding EexN family lipoprotein, producing the protein MNKIIMITLLLYTGLIIAGCEKTYSVEEFKQNEELRDEWQARCRMGKESKNCQNMRLAAHELEQERAKKGEEKLNKLLEELNKKREAREKAEQERRKKEMEEYQKRLKEKEEREKIQQKKEHHNE; encoded by the coding sequence ATGAATAAAATCATTATGATAACATTGCTTCTTTACACTGGGCTTATTATCGCAGGCTGTGAAAAAACTTACAGTGTCGAAGAATTTAAGCAAAATGAAGAATTGCGTGATGAATGGCAAGCAAGATGCAGAATGGGTAAAGAATCTAAAAATTGTCAAAACATGCGATTAGCTGCCCACGAGCTTGAACAAGAACGTGCAAAAAAAGGAGAGGAAAAACTCAACAAATTGCTAGAAGAGCTCAATAAAAAGAGAGAAGCACGTGAAAAGGCTGAACAAGAACGTAGGAAAAAAGAGATGGAAGAATACCAAAAACGGCTTAAAGAGAAAGAAGAACGCGAAAAAATTCAACAAAAAAAAGAACATCACAACGAATAA
- a CDS encoding EexN family lipoprotein, with the protein MKKIIMTTLLLCTGLIIAGCEKTYSVEEFKKNKELRGEWDARCGFSGQSKNCQNVRLASDQLRRERYGSYARELLGDTKKERKAE; encoded by the coding sequence ATGAAAAAAATAATTATGACAACACTACTTCTTTGCACTGGGCTTATCATTGCAGGCTGTGAAAAAACTTACAGTGTAGAAGAATTTAAAAAAAATAAAGAATTGCGTGGAGAATGGGACGCAAGATGCGGATTTTCTGGACAATCTAAAAATTGTCAAAACGTGCGATTAGCGAGTGATCAACTCCGTAGAGAACGTTATGGTAGCTATGCAAGAGAACTTCTTGGAGATACTAAAAAAGAGCGTAAAGCTGAATAA